The Plasmodium knowlesi strain H genome assembly, chromosome: 10 genomic sequence ACCGTGATTAATCCCCAAATAATAAtctttgtacttttttacaATGTCGAAAAATGGTGAGACGAGACATTAACGGAAAGCAAACTTGcatgaatatttttaactATACAGGTGCGATGATTACATTTTACCCGATGTCTCGAGTGTGCAGGGTGTATGCGTAAaatgctttttctttttctttttctttttctttttctttttctttttctttttctttttctttttctttttctttttctttttctttttctttttccatcgcTGCTTCAGGGACAGGTTAGTTCAGCTTCTTACATTCGCTAACTGGTTCGTTCCTTTtgcagcttttttttttttttttttttttttttttttttacactctCCTTTTAAGCCTGTCCCCTCCAACCGCGCTTCCTAAACTGTTTTAATCTCCCTTGctgttctttattttattttattttattttttattttttttttttttccgcttttgCCATTCTCTAATATTAATAAACGAAAGGACGAAGATGCAAACTACGTACTTAGCCAAGTATATGCAGCTGTGTAGGTCCATTGtgttgttttcatttttttcctgccctGCACTCCCTTGTTGTGCATACGTTGTGGTGGCAAATCTGTCCTTTCCCAGGGGTGCTACTTAAAAAATCTCACACGACAGGTCTTGGGGTGTGCTTTCCCCGTTTCCACTTCGTTGTGAGGTGATTAaagaggttttttttttttttgtacaaacTGGGCAAAAGAAAGGTTAAAATGGAAGAGCAGAAAATTGCGGACTCATGTATATCCCAATGAGGCacatatttttgaaaaagaagcTGCCATCCTGGGTAacatcacaaaaaaaaaaaaaaaaaaaaaaatgaacagttAAAagtgttactttttttttttgaatgaaTTGGTGGTTATCcttattccttttacttgtggttatatttttcaattgggggggaaaagaaaaaaacgctaCACGGTAGTGATTATTTTCGCACGGGGCAAAACGCGGCAATATGGTACATTCGTAACATAGGTTACATTTCGCCAGAGGTTCGGTGGGAATACATGTAAATTGTTAATAGTTTGGACTCATCCCCGGTACATCATAACCGCAAgggcacataaaaaaagttgctAACTTTCTTTGCGCGACACGACGAcatgttttaattttccctcGCAGTTTGGACTCTTTTAGCGTGAGTGGGAACCGCGACAACTGTAAAAGTGGGCACCGGAGGTAATATGCTACAAAAAggtttcccccccccacccCCTTGCCCGATATGGTATACACTTGGCCTTTTTGGGAAATCCGAAGGCGCTTCACAATTATCTACGGGTTAAGGCGGGTCGAGGAATGGTGATTGAATTTTTCTCTTGCCCCCCCGCCCCCGTTTACTGGAACAAGAAACGGAAAAGTGAACGGTGCTTGTTTGGCATACGATCCCATTCGTGCGTTAAATGTATGAGCGGAACATCTCTCATAAAAGGGACCCATATCCGCATTGTTCCTTTCctaaggttaaaaaaaaaaaaacaagcatTGCAGGaggggcataaaaaaaaataaataaataaaaaaaaaaaaaaaaatactgaggaaaaataaaattgcccTCGCAGCTGCATAGTACATTATTGACAAGCGCTTTTCGCAAATTATATTGGCAAACCTACATGACATGGCACGACACGCGACTCGACATGGGATACGACTACGACTGCTCCTCTTgcagagaatttttttttttttttttttaactccacTCACTGAGGTAAAATAAAccaacaagaagaaaaattaaagccatttttataaatgtcACGCTGAGgattccaaaaaaaaaaaaaaaaaaaaaaatttccaacgaaggaatacaaataaaataactccAAGCCagaggcatatatataagtaccTCCCGTGCGGCATTTTTCACAATTGTTCAACACGAAAGGGAGATCCACTCTTTTATCATTTCGCACGACGAGAGTTAACTTTACTATATACTACTGTCGCAGCGACTAGGTATATACGCTTCAATTTCCACTACAAGATGGCAtccaaaaaggtgaaaaccCCCCAACCGGAAACAGCCATTGTTTCCGGCCCGCAGCCCAAGGAAGGAGAATTGGTTTTTGGCGTCGCGCACATATTTGCCTCCTTCAATGATACCTTTATCCACGTTACTGATTTAAGTGGAAGGGAAACCCTCGTCAGGATTACAGGTTAGTTGGGacgcaaggaaaaaaaaattaaaaaaattaaaaaaaaaaaaaagcgaaaaaaaaaatacatacatatgtatatgtacatgcgcgAAGGGGGATAAACACCACCATTATCTCCTGTTCGCAACATCCCTTCGAAATGTAGCAACGGTGGACGGTGCCCTGTGTACCGTTGTGGCTGCTTCCACCTCGTGGAGTTGCAGTGAAGTTAAGGAGGGGTATCACTACGGGGAGACTCGCCTATTCGATCACAACCCCCCGCCTTGTTAACCATTTCACCGTTtctacctctttttttttttttttttttttcgttcattCCAATCTTCCCACAGGTGGCATGAAAGTCAAAGCTGACAGAGACGAGTCCAGTCCGTACGCAGCCATGATGGCGGCGCAGGATGTGGCAGTTCGACTTAAAGAATTGGGAGTATCAGCCATTCACATCAAGTTAAGAGCTTCAGGGGGTACCAAGTCAAAGACCCCAGGTCCAGGAGCGCAGTCAGCCCTAAGGTAAGAAGAGGGCAGAGatccaaagaaaaaaaaaaaaaaaaaaaatatatatatatatatatacatacatatgtgcacatatgtagAACGGATGCGCTTCATAATGAGAAAAGTGCCCACCCTCACATTAGGCACATGTgaatatttccattttgttaccTACTGTTCACCGTTAACTCGAACACTCACTTGCCACCCCTGCAGAGCCTTAGCCCGTTCTGGATTAAAAATTGGCAGAATAGAGGATGTGACTCCAATCCCTACCGATTCCACGAGGAAAAAGTcgggaagaagaggaagacgtTTGTAAAGCAGTTTACGTGGTGCCCACCAGAGGAAGAAACTTGCCGATCTGGAAGAggacacatatgtgtacgttcacatgtgtgtatgtgtataccgTATGTACCCGCACATAAGGTGATTTTGCGATGTTAGGAAAGCGAACAACGTGGGGATTGGAGATAGCCAAactggaaaggaagaaagccAAATGTTGTCTCGCCCTTGTCATGAAGTTACTGCAGACCAACATAACGCCCGAAGAGAAGCACATTATGTGTTTACGCGAACAAGAAGCATGTATGCTTTTAACCCCTAGTTGCTTCGCGGCTCCCCTCAAGCTGCACCTGTACTTTTAACtttattttacttcattTCAGTTTTTaccctattttttccttacattctccttttctttacttttcctttttctttattttttccttatttttactttactttattttaatttaatttttttttttttttccatcttttccACGTGCGTGCATGAACAGTAATTACCCCTCCCCTTTGCAATTCCAAAAGGCATATCAATTTATTGGTTAACCAGATTAAcgtaaaagggaaaaacgcTCTTCGCGCAGACCCCACCAAATGTGAGTACCATATGTAATTGGATAAACGTAAAAATTGATTTATCGAAAAGGCTCCCATCTTGAGAGATGAGAAGAACTTTTCGTTGGGACAGACTAAAAAGGTGTGCTATGGGCCATGCAGTGTATGTACACAACTGTCTATAGGGACATCGGGAAAATAACAACGTCGTAAAATTTTTGACAAATAGCTGCACAAGTTGTATAAACGTGTGCAGGTAAAagggtgattttttttttttttttttttttttttttttgaagcctCTTTGGCATAAGAGTGTACAGCCACATTTTACGATAAGCACTCAAAATGGCTGTTTTCTTAGGCGAATGAATTTTCCACCTTAGGAGGAACGAAGATGGAAAGTGAGTCTGAGATAAATGCAGACACATGGGGATATACAGGAAAGACGCTCCCCAGTATCATCAGTCGGAGGGGTCTACGCATTCCCCACCTGATTTCTCCGCTTCATATCAGAATAGAATAGCGCTTGAAGTTTTCGCGCAGGAGGGCCTTCTTCTGCTCGGAGTTCATCTGAAGCCACTGGCCGCCGTTGATGGGGATGATCTGCGGGGATAGTTGGGTGTGGGTATGTGTACAAACATGGTATGTAGAACATGCTATGTAGAACATGCTATGTAGAACATGCTATGTAGAACATGCTATTTATAACATGCTATGTAGAACATGCTATGTGTAGTTTGTGGTCTGTATGAACGGGTGATGCTTCCTACGCTTAGAAACTCACCTTCCAACCGTGTGCATGGAGGACGCGCATCTGTAGGGAGACGAAGCCGCTGTTCATATGATCCCAGTTAGCCGTTTCTAGAGTGCGCATCAGGTGTTCCTTGCCAAAGAGACAGATGCCTATCTTCATACCCTCATTCAGAAGGATATCAATCATGTAGGGGGAGTTGTGATAAGGCTCAAAGTGTAGTTCATACGAGACTTGAAAACATTTTAGTATATGTGTTAGTTCATTTAATATTCTGTTCCTCATTTTCAAGGcgtccttctctttcttgtAAACGCTAAAATCGTTCCTCAGTATTTTGCACTTGTCATGCATACAGTACTTGTACATACAATCCACTGCATCTACGTTGACTAAACAGTGAGGTATCTCGGTAAAACACGCATCTGCAATCTGATGGAGCCTCTTGAAAGCTTGCGAGTCATCTGGGTCTCTGTCTAGAAAGGTAGCATTTAAAATGTAGTGGAAATTATCATTGGCTTTATGATAATTTGCAACAATGTACGACCAGGTGATGTTGACAAGGCAGTTCCTACTCATCATTTGATTTTCTGTACTGAGGGATTCTTTTTCTAAAGAGTTTATAAGTAGGGTGTAGGAGCTATCAAAGAGGGGTTTAAAGATGATGTTGACATAGGCACAGGACCACAAAAAGGTAGCAACGTCAACCATTTTTACTTTGATTATATCCCATTCCTTGTAGACCTGTTCGATTAGTACCTTATACACCTCCTCGTCGTATACATTCATTTTCACGATGGAAGATAACACCTTCAATATTTGAAAGACACTCAGTCGACTAAGCACGTAGGTATCCTTCACATAATCAAACACGTTTCGTAAGTAGTTCTTGTGAAACCAAGAAATTTTGGCCAAATTTATGATAGGGTGTATCCACAGGGAAATATTCTTCGCATGAAGAAGATCGTTCGATCGTTCGCATAGAACATCTAGGAAGTTATTGTACAACACGATTCGTTTGTTGTATGAGGAGAAGCAACTTATTGCGTGAACCACATCTTCTACATCTAAGAGACCAATCAACTGTGTATTCCTCTGTAGCAACTCACAGATATCATTCACTGCTTCTTTAACCTTCActccgttttttttgttgtattCCATGTATTTCAAACATTTTACCATTTGGCTGATCTCTTGGGTTTTTCTAGACATGTGGTGTTGAGGTGCTATCTCTGATATGTTGCACTTATTCAGGTTTACAGTTCCATCTGTTTCTGCGTCTTTCCATGTTGACATTACATCAGTATCCACGTTCGAGGAACCATTGTATTCCACCTTTGAGGAGCCTATTTGATTCTCCAACGGAGAATCCTCCCCCTGATTGCTCTGCGAGCCCACCTGCTCAGAGTTCAGTCGTTTCACCTGAAGACTTACATGAGAGCTTACTAAGTTAATCAAATTGACGTACCTGTCGGAGTGCTTAAAATTCGTGGCGACCTTCACTACAAGTTGACAGAAGGGTAAGTCGAAGTGGGCGATATCGTTCACCACTGCATCTAAAGCGCAATCGTAGAAACTGGAGTATTCCTTGCAGAACCGATGAAACGAGTGGAACAAACTTTTTAGTTGGTTCAAATTGAACTCTCCTACCTTTTCTACACATACAGGAACTAGTTTGTCCAGATAATGTTTCGTCCTCAAGCTGTGCTTGTAACACTCCTCTGCAAATGACACCAGTCCATCTGTGTCCAGGTGCCCCACTTTAGAAACCATAAAATCGTAAAACTCGGAGAAATAAAGAGAGTGCCTATTCAACACGGTTACACAGTGAAGACAAAGTTTTATTTCTTGTTTGTTTTCCTGTTTATCTTTTGACAGATCCCCCCCTTTGAGCATCTTGGCTATCTCGTAACACAAATCACGGATTCTGTTTTTCATGTTCAGTTGGCTTAGTCCCGTTAGCAGTTCGATCAGACTGTGCCTGTCTATCTGCTGCACTTGATAACCCACTTGGTTGAAGAAGTTGTTTGCGTATCTCTCTTCCATGTTGAGaagtatgttttttttcttgttcactAGAGTCACCGCGTCAATTACAGAGTTggcgtttttttcccctctgttGAGCATACCTTTTAGGAGCTCTACATCGGTATCCCCCACTGTGGCACTCTCAGTGTGGTGTGCATGCGCATGGACATTTCCCTTCCCATGTGTTAACCCCACGGTGCTCATAAACCTTTGGTACTCCATTTCCTCCTGGTTCTTCCACTTCTCCTCGTCCACGCTGATGTCGAAGGTGAGGCTCGTAGCGACGTTGTCGTCAAAGTCGACGCTGTCAAATGGGGTGTTCTCACCCATGGCGTAGTTACCTGTGGCGTTGCCAAATGAGCGGTTGCCACTTCCTACGTTGTCACCTCTGACGTTGTCGTGTTGAGCACCAAACATATCCCCCTCATCTTTCCACTTGGCAAACGTTTCGTAATTATGACCGCTGGAGAAACTGCACTTGGTCAAATGGACCCTACTGGCAGGGTACTGAACGAGCCTCGCCCGAAGGCTCCTTATGGGGagtcttttcattttgctctGACGCGGCTAAGTAGAATATGGGCGCTTCTCTGTGACGAAAAACGATGAACTGGTCGACTGTGCAATTCTGCAAAGGAGTTGCCCCCTAATTAGAAGCAACTTCGTCGGCCGCTTGGCCAAAtaaagtaacaaaaaaaaatatatataaataaaataaaaataaaaataaaataaagctCCTACaccttctttacttcctttcttccGCTTCCtttatgttgttttttttttttttttttttttttttcacaaggGGTAAATGTGGCAGTAATTTTTACGGGGCTGTTTATTCAGCGCATTTTTATGTGCACTCGATAGATATTCCACTCCTATATTGATGGAGAAACAAACGGTACCCATAGCGCATGGGGACAAATAAAGAGAGGGGGGAGACACCACTTGTGATATACTCATAGTTCAACCTGTTCGAGTGATGGGACTTGTGTGCATACGCCTGTTTGGTCAAACGGGAGGTGGTGGGGGGAAAAGTCGATCAGTATACTGTA encodes the following:
- a CDS encoding 40S ribosomal protein S11, putative, which codes for MASKKVKTPQPETAIVSGPQPKEGELVFGVAHIFASFNDTFIHVTDLSGRETLVRITGGMKVKADRDESSPYAAMMAAQDVAVRLKELGVSAIHIKLRASGGTKSKTPGPGAQSALRALARSGLKIGRIEDVTPIPTDSTRKKSGRRGRRL
- a CDS encoding RAP protein, putative, whose product is MKRLPIRSLRARLVQYPASRVHLTKCSFSSGHNYETFAKWKDEGDMFGAQHDNVRGDNVGSGNRSFGNATGNYAMGENTPFDSVDFDDNVATSLTFDISVDEEKWKNQEEMEYQRFMSTVGLTHGKGNVHAHAHHTESATVGDTDVELLKGMLNRGEKNANSVIDAVTLVNKKKNILLNMEERYANNFFNQVGYQVQQIDRHSLIELLTGLSQLNMKNRIRDLCYEIAKMLKGGDLSKDKQENKQEIKLCLHCVTVLNRHSLYFSEFYDFMVSKVGHLDTDGLVSFAEECYKHSLRTKHYLDKLVPVCVEKVGEFNLNQLKSLFHSFHRFCKEYSSFYDCALDAVVNDIAHFDLPFCQLVVKVATNFKHSDRYVNLINLVSSHVSLQVKRLNSEQVGSQSNQGEDSPLENQIGSSKVEYNGSSNVDTDVMSTWKDAETDGTVNLNKCNISEIAPQHHMSRKTQEISQMVKCLKYMEYNKKNGVKVKEAVNDICELLQRNTQLIGLLDVEDVVHAISCFSSYNKRIVLYNNFLDVLCERSNDLLHAKNISLWIHPIINLAKISWFHKNYLRNVFDYVKDTYVLSRLSVFQILKVLSSIVKMNVYDEEVYKVLIEQVYKEWDIIKVKMVDVATFLWSCAYVNIIFKPLFDSSYTLLINSLEKESLSTENQMMSRNCLVNITWSYIVANYHKANDNFHYILNATFLDRDPDDSQAFKRLHQIADACFTEIPHCLVNVDAVDCMYKYCMHDKCKILRNDFSVYKKEKDALKMRNRILNELTHILKCFQVSYELHFEPYHNSPYMIDILLNEGMKIGICLFGKEHLMRTLETANWDHMNSGFVSLQMRVLHAHGWKIIPINGGQWLQMNSEQKKALLRENFKRYSILI